A segment of the Brevibacterium zhoupengii genome:
ACCGGTCTTCGATGCGGTTCATGAAACCTGACGGCCCCTTCGCTTCAGTCTTAGGACCGTTCGACGGCTGTGCACGCTTCGCTTTGTCGCCGATCTGACGCGGCCGACTGAATGCCCAGTACATACCGGCAACCATGAGACCGAACCCGACGACGCCGAGGATGATCCACCATGCGGTGTTCGCCACCATCGAGATAGCGAAGATCGTCGCGGCAAGCCCGACCAGCGTGACCAGAATGCCCACCACGAATCGCTTCGCGGAGAAGCCTGGACCATTGGCAGCTGCCTGGGTTTCGGAAATATTGCGTGCGAAACGTGGGTCTTCACTGCGCAGCTGCTTCTCCAACTGATCGAGCAGCTGCTGTTCGTGATCGGAGAGTGGCATCTCGAACCCCCGTTTCCTTACTCTGGCCTGATGACACAATCATAGTCTCTGAACCCTGAAAAAACATCTTGAGGGCCCTTGCATCCCCCGGATTCTCACCACGTCCTCAGACTATGGCGCACTTCACTGCCTAAACATGGTCAGGACCCGTATTATCATGCTCAGGGCGCTTCCTGAGCAGCGAGGCCTGCGAGATCGCGGCTGTCCCGAACTTCTTGCGCACATCATCCAGAGCGACTTCTGCTTCTCTGCCCGAATGCTCGGCCTCGTCCAATCTCACCTGTCGCCCACTGGCTGAGAAGTCCATCAGACCAGCTGCCCGTACTCCCAGCAGGCGAACGCCTTTCGACTTCTGCTCGCGCAGATTCCTCATTGCCGGCCGCAGTGCTTCATAGATCTCACGGGCCAGGTCTGTCGGGGCATCGAGAGTGATCGACCGTGACAGAGTCGTGAAATCGGCCAGGCGATACTTCAATCCCAAGGTAGTCGTGACCTTGCCATCGGCCCGGACTCTGTGTGCCACCTTGTCCGCCAACCTCAGCAGCTCGTGTTCGAGTTGGCTGAGATCCCAGACGTCATCGTTGAACGTGTGTTCGGCGCTGATCGACCGATCCTTGACCTGTCTGTCCATCCCGTGCGAGTCCAACCCGTGGGCGCTGCGCCACAGATGGTGCCCATGAGCGCCGA
Coding sequences within it:
- a CDS encoding DUF3040 domain-containing protein; the encoded protein is MPLSDHEQQLLDQLEKQLRSEDPRFARNISETQAAANGPGFSAKRFVVGILVTLVGLAATIFAISMVANTAWWIILGVVGFGLMVAGMYWAFSRPRQIGDKAKRAQPSNGPKTEAKGPSGFMNRIEDRWEKRQRGE